From a single Mycolicibacterium moriokaense genomic region:
- a CDS encoding acyl-CoA dehydrogenase family protein: MTETAQAPTQTESVEEFAARARKWLAENMPPIDPANPPEHDRGEEEPWQRARELQRKLWDGGFAGICFPREYGGLGLPIEYQRAFNTESRCYELPIILNTPTFTICAATILDTGSEEQKQQHISATLRGDEVLVQLLSEPSGGSDLAGVITRADRKGDKWVINGAKTWSTSAFAADYGLMLARTDWDVPKHEGLTMFLVPIKSEGITLRRIKQVNGSVEFCEEFFDNLELGDDAVVGEVNGGWHVASRQLYHERRAVGGGSEFASGIGAEGKSDVPVDYVALLEATGQADSERAQELAGRALVHRAVREQLIDHVYHGVLDGSLPPAAGSIIRVTHADVHHLEFDTVLSLTGSSGVVDIGDDLLRFGERYLSRQAAALGGGTTEIARNIIGERVLGFPREYAADRGVPFKEVKRNKG; this comes from the coding sequence ATGACCGAAACCGCACAGGCGCCGACCCAGACGGAGTCGGTCGAGGAGTTCGCGGCCAGGGCGCGAAAGTGGTTGGCGGAGAACATGCCGCCGATCGACCCGGCCAACCCGCCCGAGCATGACCGCGGTGAAGAGGAGCCGTGGCAGCGTGCCCGCGAGTTGCAGCGCAAGCTGTGGGACGGCGGCTTCGCCGGCATCTGTTTCCCGCGCGAGTACGGCGGCCTCGGTCTGCCGATCGAATACCAGCGGGCGTTCAACACCGAATCGCGGTGCTACGAACTGCCGATCATCCTGAACACGCCGACGTTCACCATCTGCGCCGCGACCATTCTCGACACCGGGTCCGAAGAGCAGAAGCAGCAACATATCTCGGCCACGCTGCGGGGTGACGAGGTGCTGGTGCAGCTCTTGTCGGAGCCCAGCGGCGGGTCGGATCTCGCCGGCGTCATCACCCGCGCGGACCGCAAGGGCGACAAGTGGGTGATCAACGGCGCGAAGACCTGGAGCACCAGCGCATTCGCCGCCGACTACGGGCTGATGCTCGCCCGCACCGACTGGGATGTGCCCAAGCACGAGGGTCTGACCATGTTCCTGGTGCCGATCAAGAGCGAGGGCATCACGCTGCGACGCATCAAGCAGGTGAACGGCTCGGTCGAGTTCTGCGAGGAGTTCTTCGACAACCTCGAGCTCGGCGACGACGCGGTCGTGGGCGAGGTCAACGGCGGCTGGCACGTTGCCTCCCGCCAGCTGTACCACGAGCGCCGCGCGGTCGGCGGCGGGTCGGAATTCGCGAGCGGCATTGGCGCCGAAGGTAAGTCCGACGTGCCGGTCGATTACGTCGCGCTGCTGGAGGCGACGGGACAGGCCGACAGCGAGCGGGCGCAGGAGCTCGCGGGTCGCGCGCTGGTGCACCGTGCGGTGCGCGAGCAGCTCATCGACCACGTGTACCACGGTGTGCTCGACGGCTCACTTCCGCCCGCGGCGGGCTCGATCATCCGGGTGACGCACGCCGACGTGCACCATCTGGAGTTCGACACGGTGCTGTCGCTCACCGGGAGCTCCGGCGTGGTCGACATCGGCGACGATCTGCTCCGCTTCGGCGAGCGGTACCTGTCACGGCAGGCGGCGGCGCTCGGCGGCGGCACCACCGAGATCGCGCGAAACATCATCGGCGAACGCGTGCTCGGCTTCCCCCGCGAGTATGCCGCCGACCGCGGTGTGCCGTTCAAAGAAGTGAAGCGCAACAAGGGTTAG
- a CDS encoding Rv2578c family radical SAM protein translates to MRWDGQAVGVDDGALPGLQRMGFIRSVRSPQFEGMTFHEILCKSALNKVPNAAMLPFRYTVNGYRGCSHACRYCFARPTHEYLDLDAGADFDTQVVVKTNVADVLRRELSRRSWQRETVALGTNTDPYQRAEGRYALMPGIIAALADSGTPFSILTKGTLLRRDLPLITEAARHVDVSIAVSLAVGDPELHKDVEPGTPTPQARLGLIAAVREAGLDCHVMVAPVLPHLTDSVTHLDALLGEIAAAGATGVTAFGLHLPGSTRGWFMAWLERSHPELVAVYRELYGCGAYLPSDYKKMLHDRVTPLIAKHGLAPDRRPFRAVAAPAVDCAEALQPTQPTLF, encoded by the coding sequence ATGCGGTGGGATGGCCAGGCGGTTGGCGTCGACGATGGCGCGCTGCCCGGTCTGCAGCGAATGGGCTTCATCCGCAGCGTGCGTTCGCCGCAGTTCGAGGGGATGACGTTCCACGAGATCCTGTGCAAGTCGGCGTTGAACAAGGTGCCGAACGCGGCGATGCTGCCGTTCCGGTACACGGTCAACGGCTACCGGGGTTGCTCGCACGCCTGCCGCTATTGCTTCGCTCGTCCCACCCACGAATATCTGGATCTGGATGCCGGCGCGGATTTCGACACCCAGGTCGTGGTGAAGACGAATGTGGCCGATGTGCTGCGGCGCGAGCTGTCGCGGCGGTCGTGGCAACGTGAGACCGTGGCGCTTGGCACGAACACCGATCCGTATCAGCGCGCGGAGGGGCGCTACGCACTCATGCCGGGAATCATTGCGGCGCTTGCGGATTCCGGCACGCCGTTCTCGATCCTGACCAAGGGCACGCTGTTGCGCCGCGATCTGCCGTTGATCACCGAGGCGGCTCGGCATGTCGATGTGAGTATCGCGGTGTCGCTGGCGGTCGGTGATCCCGAGCTGCACAAGGACGTCGAGCCGGGGACGCCGACGCCGCAGGCCCGCCTGGGGCTCATCGCCGCGGTGCGCGAAGCGGGGCTGGACTGTCACGTCATGGTGGCGCCGGTGCTGCCGCACCTGACGGACTCGGTGACGCATCTCGACGCGTTGTTGGGTGAGATCGCGGCGGCGGGAGCGACGGGGGTGACCGCGTTCGGGCTACATCTGCCGGGATCGACGCGCGGATGGTTCATGGCGTGGCTGGAGCGGTCGCATCCCGAACTGGTCGCGGTGTATCGCGAGTTGTACGGGTGCGGAGCGTATCTGCCGTCGGACTACAAGAAGATGTTGCACGACAGAGTGACTCCATTGATCGCCAAGCATGGCCTGGCGCCGGACCGCCGGCCGTTCCGCGCCGTGGCCGCTCCCGCTGTCGATTGCGCTGAGGCGCTGCAGCCGACCCAGCCGACCCTCTTCTAA
- a CDS encoding glycosyltransferase: MRVLLSTWGSRGDVEPMFALAVQLKAHGVDVLMCAPPDFAEQAARIGVPMTPAGKSVRELVHGAKDAKPSTPADAPRVAAELVASQFETVAPAAEGCDAVVATGLMPAGQRSIAESLGIYYACVAFMPGVLPSPHQTPLSRPGRPFPPGATNEEMWEVDAERVQALYGGPLNAHRAALGLPPVDNVRDHVHTDRPWLAADPILAPWPGSPDFDVVQTGAWILPDTRPLPAELTAFLEAGAPPVYVGFSSVRTPEDIAAVAVEAIRAQGHRVLISRGWAELRPVDDTDDCLVIGEVNLQALFPRVAAVVHHGGAGTTTTAARAGVPQVVVPQIADQPYWAGRVASLGIGAAHDGANPTRDSLSGALATALAPEVRARAAELAPAIRGDGAEVAAKLLIDAATLTYDRT, encoded by the coding sequence ATGCGAGTCTTGTTGTCGACGTGGGGATCGCGCGGAGACGTCGAGCCGATGTTCGCTTTGGCGGTGCAGCTTAAGGCGCACGGCGTCGATGTGCTCATGTGTGCGCCGCCGGACTTCGCGGAGCAGGCCGCGCGCATCGGTGTCCCGATGACGCCTGCGGGAAAGTCGGTGCGCGAGTTGGTGCACGGCGCGAAGGACGCCAAGCCGTCGACGCCAGCGGATGCGCCGCGCGTCGCGGCCGAATTGGTGGCCAGTCAGTTCGAGACGGTGGCACCGGCCGCCGAGGGTTGTGACGCCGTCGTGGCGACGGGCCTGATGCCCGCCGGCCAGCGTTCCATCGCCGAGTCGCTGGGCATCTACTACGCGTGTGTGGCGTTCATGCCGGGCGTGCTGCCCTCGCCCCATCAGACGCCGCTCTCGCGGCCCGGCCGTCCGTTCCCGCCGGGCGCCACCAACGAGGAGATGTGGGAGGTCGACGCCGAACGGGTGCAGGCGCTCTACGGCGGCCCGCTCAACGCGCACCGGGCGGCGCTTGGGCTACCTCCGGTGGACAACGTCCGCGACCACGTCCACACCGACCGTCCGTGGCTGGCGGCCGACCCGATCCTTGCGCCGTGGCCGGGGTCGCCCGACTTCGACGTCGTGCAGACGGGTGCGTGGATCCTGCCCGACACCCGCCCGCTGCCCGCCGAGTTGACCGCCTTCCTCGAGGCGGGCGCTCCGCCGGTGTACGTGGGCTTCAGCAGCGTGCGGACGCCTGAGGACATCGCCGCGGTGGCCGTCGAGGCGATCCGTGCGCAGGGGCACCGCGTGCTCATCTCGCGGGGTTGGGCCGAGCTGCGACCGGTCGACGACACCGACGACTGCCTGGTCATCGGCGAGGTGAACCTCCAGGCGTTGTTCCCGAGGGTGGCGGCCGTCGTGCATCACGGCGGGGCGGGGACGACGACGACGGCGGCGCGGGCCGGGGTGCCTCAAGTCGTCGTGCCGCAGATCGCGGATCAGCCGTACTGGGCGGGGCGCGTCGCCTCCCTGGGCATCGGGGCCGCGCACGACGGCGCGAATCCGACGCGCGACTCCTTGTCGGGTGCACTCGCGACGGCGTTGGCGCCGGAGGTACGCGCGCGGGCGGCGGAGTTGGCTCCTGCGATCCGCGGCGACGGAGCGGAGGTGGCGGCGAAGTTACTGATCGACGCCGCTACCTTGACATATGATCGAACATAA
- the urtA gene encoding urea ABC transporter substrate-binding protein has protein sequence MQLPRRSSLRRSALTTGSILAVSALLLAGCGSKATESDSANAESCVDTSGPTIKVGSLNSLSGTMAISEVTVRDAIALAVEQINEAGGVLGKQIQVIGEDGASEPTVFAEKAEKLISSDCVAAVFGGWTSSSRKAMLPVFESANALLYYPVQYEGLESSKNIFYTGATTNQQIVPALDYLKEKGVKSLYLVGSDYVFPQTANRIIKAYAEANGIEIKGEDYTPLGSTDFSTIVNKVRTADADAVFNTLNGDSNVAFFREYKNVGLTAEAMPVVSVSIAEEEIGGIGVQNITGQLTAWNYYQTIDTPVNKAFVKAYKDKYGANKPTSDPMEAAYVSVYLWKNTVEKAKSFEVSAIQENAGGVTFDAPEGLVTIDGENHHITKTARIGEIRPDGLIYTIWESPGPIEPDPYLKSYPWAAGLSG, from the coding sequence ATGCAACTACCACGACGCTCCTCGTTGAGAAGGTCGGCGCTAACGACGGGAAGCATCCTCGCCGTGAGCGCACTGCTGTTGGCGGGCTGTGGAAGCAAGGCGACCGAGTCCGACTCGGCAAACGCGGAGTCGTGCGTGGACACCTCGGGTCCCACGATCAAGGTGGGCTCGCTGAACTCGCTGTCGGGGACGATGGCGATCTCCGAGGTGACGGTGCGCGACGCCATCGCGTTGGCCGTCGAGCAGATCAACGAAGCAGGCGGTGTCCTGGGCAAGCAGATCCAGGTCATCGGTGAGGACGGCGCCTCGGAGCCGACGGTGTTCGCCGAGAAGGCGGAGAAGCTGATCAGCAGCGACTGCGTCGCCGCGGTGTTCGGCGGGTGGACCTCTTCGAGCCGCAAGGCGATGCTGCCGGTGTTCGAGAGCGCCAACGCGCTGCTGTATTACCCCGTGCAGTACGAGGGCCTGGAGTCGTCGAAGAACATCTTCTACACCGGCGCCACCACCAACCAGCAGATCGTGCCCGCGTTGGACTACCTGAAGGAGAAGGGCGTCAAGTCCCTCTACCTCGTCGGTAGCGACTACGTGTTCCCGCAGACAGCCAACCGGATCATCAAGGCCTACGCCGAAGCCAACGGCATCGAGATCAAGGGTGAGGACTACACCCCGCTGGGCTCGACGGACTTCTCGACGATCGTCAACAAGGTCCGCACCGCCGACGCCGACGCCGTCTTCAACACCCTCAACGGTGACTCGAACGTGGCGTTCTTCCGTGAGTACAAGAACGTCGGGCTCACTGCGGAGGCGATGCCCGTGGTGTCGGTGTCGATCGCCGAGGAGGAAATCGGCGGCATCGGTGTCCAGAACATCACCGGTCAGCTGACGGCGTGGAACTACTACCAGACGATCGACACCCCGGTGAACAAGGCGTTCGTCAAGGCGTACAAGGACAAGTACGGCGCCAACAAGCCGACGTCCGATCCGATGGAAGCCGCCTACGTCTCGGTCTACCTGTGGAAGAACACCGTCGAGAAGGCGAAGTCGTTCGAGGTGAGCGCAATTCAGGAGAACGCGGGCGGTGTCACCTTCGACGCGCCCGAGGGTCTGGTCACCATCGACGGCGAGAACCACCACATCACCAAGACGGCGCGCATCGGCGAGATCCGCCCGGACGGCCTGATCTACACGATCTGGGAGTCGCCCGGACCGATCGAGCCGGACCCGTACCTGAAGTCGTACCCGTGGGCTGCCGGCCTCTCCGGCTGA
- the urtB gene encoding urea ABC transporter permease subunit UrtB, translated as MDALIGQLATGLSLGSILLLAALGLSLTFGQMGVINMAHGEFIMAGCYTAYVVQQIVSSAGASLLISLVVGFFVGGAMGALLEVTLIQRMYDRPLDTLLVTFGVGLILQQIARDLFGAPAVNVIAPSWLSGGVEIVGAVVPKTRIFILVLAVACVAALATALKVSPMGRRIRAVVQNRDLAETSGISSRKTDITTFFIGSGLAAVAGVALTLIGSTSPTIGQSYLIDAFLVVVVGGLGQIKGTVIAAFSLGFLNSFIEYNTTASLAKVIVFVIIVVFLQVRPQGLFTVRTRSLV; from the coding sequence GTGGATGCTCTGATCGGGCAGCTGGCAACAGGATTGAGCCTCGGATCGATCCTGTTGCTGGCCGCTCTCGGGCTGTCGCTGACGTTCGGCCAGATGGGCGTCATCAACATGGCGCACGGCGAGTTCATCATGGCTGGCTGCTACACCGCCTACGTGGTGCAGCAGATCGTCTCCAGTGCCGGTGCGTCGCTGTTGATTTCGCTCGTCGTCGGCTTCTTCGTCGGCGGCGCGATGGGCGCGCTGCTCGAAGTCACCCTGATCCAGCGGATGTACGACCGGCCGCTGGACACGCTGCTGGTGACGTTCGGCGTAGGTCTGATCCTGCAGCAGATCGCACGCGACCTCTTCGGCGCCCCCGCGGTCAACGTCATCGCTCCGTCGTGGTTGTCGGGCGGTGTGGAGATCGTCGGAGCCGTCGTCCCCAAGACCCGCATCTTCATCCTCGTGCTCGCCGTGGCGTGCGTGGCGGCACTGGCGACCGCGCTGAAGGTCAGCCCGATGGGCCGCCGTATCCGGGCTGTCGTGCAGAACCGCGACCTCGCCGAAACCAGCGGCATCTCGTCCCGTAAGACCGACATCACAACGTTTTTCATCGGTTCGGGCTTGGCGGCCGTCGCGGGTGTGGCGCTGACACTGATCGGCTCGACGAGTCCGACGATCGGGCAGAGCTACCTGATCGACGCATTCCTGGTCGTCGTCGTCGGCGGGCTCGGCCAGATCAAGGGCACGGTCATCGCGGCGTTCTCGCTGGGCTTCTTGAACTCGTTCATCGAGTACAACACCACCGCGTCGCTGGCCAAGGTGATCGTGTTCGTGATCATCGTGGTCTTCCTGCAGGTCCGCCCGCAGGGCCTGTTCACCGTTCGCACAAGGAGTTTGGTGTGA
- the urtC gene encoding urea ABC transporter permease subunit UrtC, with amino-acid sequence MRTVLGRWQTWAGFGVAAVVLFGVAPAVLSDFRLSLLGKFLCFAIVAVGIGLAWGRGGMLVLGQGVFFGLGGYMMGMHLKIADAQIRGDDVPDFMQIAGVRELPGYWQPFASPAFTLLAIVLLPTAIAAALGLGVFKRRVKGAYFAILSQALAAALAILLVGQTSIGGSNGLNRFRTFFGFALNDPANRRMLYFIAAAVLLLVVAVVRQLMQSRYGELLVAVRDGEERVRFLGYDPANIKVVAYTVAALFASVAGALFAPIVGFIAPSQVGILPSIAFLIGVAIGGRTTLLGPVLGAIGVAWAQTLFSERFPSEWTYAQGLLFIVVVGFFPAGLAGLGAVLKYRRKTKAEPPSEEAADSDPDAEKVGAAS; translated from the coding sequence GTGAGAACAGTTCTGGGCCGCTGGCAGACGTGGGCGGGGTTCGGCGTCGCGGCGGTGGTGCTGTTCGGCGTGGCGCCGGCCGTGCTGTCCGACTTCCGGCTGTCGCTGCTCGGGAAGTTCCTGTGCTTCGCGATCGTCGCGGTCGGCATCGGTCTGGCCTGGGGCCGCGGCGGCATGCTGGTGCTGGGCCAGGGCGTGTTCTTCGGCCTCGGCGGCTACATGATGGGCATGCACCTCAAGATCGCCGACGCCCAGATCCGCGGCGACGACGTGCCCGACTTCATGCAGATCGCCGGGGTGCGGGAACTGCCGGGGTACTGGCAGCCGTTCGCCTCCCCCGCCTTCACCCTGCTGGCGATCGTGCTGCTGCCGACGGCCATCGCCGCCGCGCTGGGCCTGGGCGTCTTCAAACGTCGCGTCAAGGGCGCATACTTCGCGATCCTGTCGCAGGCTCTGGCCGCCGCGCTGGCGATCCTGCTGGTCGGGCAGACCAGCATCGGTGGTAGCAACGGGCTCAACAGGTTTCGTACCTTCTTCGGGTTCGCACTGAACGACCCGGCCAATCGGCGGATGCTGTACTTCATTGCCGCCGCTGTGCTGCTTCTCGTCGTCGCGGTGGTCCGGCAGCTCATGCAGAGCCGATACGGCGAGTTGCTGGTGGCCGTCCGCGACGGCGAGGAGCGCGTGCGTTTCCTGGGTTACGACCCCGCCAACATCAAGGTCGTCGCCTATACCGTCGCAGCACTGTTCGCCAGCGTCGCCGGCGCGCTGTTCGCCCCGATCGTCGGGTTCATCGCACCGTCACAGGTCGGGATCCTCCCGTCGATCGCGTTCCTGATCGGTGTGGCGATCGGCGGACGCACCACACTGCTGGGGCCGGTGCTCGGTGCGATCGGTGTGGCGTGGGCGCAAACCCTGTTCTCCGAACGATTTCCGTCCGAGTGGACGTACGCCCAGGGCCTGCTGTTCATCGTCGTCGTCGGCTTCTTCCCCGCTGGTCTTGCCGGACTGGGGGCGGTCCTGAAATACCGCCGCAAGACCAAAGCCGAACCGCCGTCGGAGGAGGCCGCCGACTCCGACCCCGACGCAGAGAAGGTGGGCGCCGCGTCATGA
- the urtD gene encoding urea ABC transporter ATP-binding protein UrtD has protein sequence MTEVEASAAGKEPVEGGNAGMGTQYLEVRSLTVDFDGFKAVSDVDLTLFQGDLRFLIGPNGAGKTTVIDAITGLVPATGSVNKSGVELLGKKVHQIARRGVGRTFQTASVFEQLTVLQNLDIAAGAGRSAWTLLRRRKGVLPAIEQALHTIGLTHLADKPAGVLAHGQKQWLEIGMLLVQNADVLLLDEPVAGMSTEEREETGNLLRRIGAERTVVVVEHDMDFMRAFATSVTVLARGRVIAEGSVAEVQANPKVQEVYLGTAAAGAEGIELVEENS, from the coding sequence ATGACCGAGGTCGAAGCAAGCGCCGCGGGTAAGGAACCCGTCGAGGGCGGCAACGCCGGAATGGGCACGCAGTACCTCGAAGTGCGGAGTTTGACAGTCGATTTCGACGGTTTCAAGGCGGTCAGCGACGTCGATCTCACCCTGTTTCAGGGCGATCTGCGATTCCTGATCGGGCCAAACGGCGCCGGCAAGACGACGGTGATCGACGCCATCACCGGCCTGGTGCCCGCGACGGGTTCGGTGAACAAGTCCGGCGTCGAACTGCTCGGCAAGAAGGTGCACCAGATCGCCCGGCGCGGGGTGGGTCGCACGTTCCAGACCGCGAGCGTGTTCGAGCAGCTGACCGTGCTGCAGAACCTCGACATCGCGGCGGGCGCGGGCCGTTCGGCGTGGACGCTGCTGCGGCGCCGCAAGGGCGTGCTCCCCGCGATCGAGCAGGCGTTGCACACCATCGGGCTCACGCATCTGGCCGACAAACCGGCCGGCGTGCTCGCCCACGGGCAGAAGCAATGGCTGGAGATCGGCATGCTGCTGGTCCAGAACGCCGACGTGCTGCTGCTCGACGAGCCGGTCGCGGGCATGAGCACCGAAGAACGCGAGGAGACCGGAAACCTGTTGCGCCGCATCGGTGCTGAACGCACGGTCGTCGTCGTCGAGCACGACATGGATTTCATGCGCGCATTCGCCACGTCGGTGACGGTGCTGGCGCGCGGCCGGGTGATCGCCGAGGGCTCGGTGGCCGAGGTGCAGGCCAACCCGAAGGTCCAGGAGGTCTATCTGGGCACCGCCGCGGCGGGCGCCGAAGGTATCGAACTCGTCGAGGAGAACTCCTGA
- the urtE gene encoding urea ABC transporter ATP-binding subunit UrtE: MLQLVDVRAGYGRSEVIHGVSIEVPTDGVAAVMGHNGAGKTTLLRAAVGLLKCSSGKVLFDGEDITKLRPSARVARGLAYVPQGQQSFGQLTTAENLQVVADGRKNGKQLIDEQLDLFPALKELLTRRAGLLSGGQRQQLAIARALITTPKCLILDEPTEGIQPSVVAEIEAAITALTQRGDLGVLLVEQHIGFALESAQRYYILEAGRVTSTGTGGSASEADVRAAMAI; this comes from the coding sequence ATGCTGCAACTGGTCGACGTCCGTGCCGGCTACGGCCGCAGCGAGGTCATTCACGGGGTCAGCATCGAGGTGCCGACCGACGGCGTCGCCGCGGTGATGGGCCACAACGGCGCCGGTAAGACGACGCTGCTGCGCGCGGCCGTCGGACTGCTCAAATGCAGTTCGGGCAAGGTTCTGTTCGACGGCGAGGACATCACCAAGCTGCGGCCCAGCGCACGGGTGGCCCGCGGTCTGGCGTACGTCCCGCAGGGACAGCAGTCGTTCGGTCAGCTGACGACGGCGGAGAACCTTCAGGTGGTCGCCGACGGACGCAAGAACGGCAAGCAGCTGATCGACGAGCAGCTCGATCTGTTCCCGGCGTTGAAGGAACTTCTCACGCGACGGGCGGGCCTGCTCTCAGGCGGTCAGCGCCAGCAGCTCGCGATCGCACGCGCACTGATCACCACGCCCAAGTGCCTGATTCTCGATGAGCCGACCGAGGGCATCCAGCCGTCGGTGGTCGCCGAGATCGAGGCCGCGATCACCGCCTTGACCCAGCGCGGCGACCTCGGGGTGCTGCTGGTCGAACAGCACATCGGTTTCGCGCTCGAATCCGCGCAGCGCTACTACATCCTGGAGGCAGGGCGGGTCACGTCCACCGGCACCGGTGGCTCGGCATCCGAGGCCGACGTCCGCGCCGCGATGGCGATCTAG
- a CDS encoding amidohydrolase family protein, with translation MALIALEEHFAWDPASAENVVAAWLRTNNTVAYDRLYDRGPLRIEQMDAAGIDYQILSLFDPGVQDETDVARAVDLARRANDDLAESVRAYPQRFGGFATLATQDPAAAAAEFERAVTELGLVGALINGHCQGRYLDDPAYEELFARAEALGAPVYLHPTTPHPAVMDAWFAPYVDDGLHLASWGFAAETGTHVLRLIYSGLFDKFPRLQMIIGHLGEMLPFAAYRIDRYYGLGGGGSGHRLQQLPSEYLRNNFHVTTSGNFCPPAFACTLEVMGADRVMFSVDYPMDDNQAGAEFLASYPMDDATRRKVSFENAMRLFGDRLPAALGA, from the coding sequence ATGGCCCTGATCGCCCTTGAAGAGCATTTCGCCTGGGATCCAGCCAGTGCCGAGAACGTTGTGGCGGCGTGGTTGCGCACCAACAACACCGTCGCCTACGACCGCCTGTATGACCGCGGCCCGCTGCGGATCGAGCAGATGGATGCCGCGGGCATCGACTATCAGATCCTGTCATTGTTCGACCCCGGCGTGCAGGACGAGACCGACGTCGCACGTGCGGTGGACCTCGCTCGTCGTGCCAACGACGACCTCGCGGAGTCGGTGCGCGCCTACCCGCAGCGGTTCGGCGGCTTCGCGACGCTGGCGACCCAGGACCCCGCAGCGGCCGCTGCTGAATTCGAGCGTGCAGTAACGGAATTGGGCTTGGTCGGGGCGTTGATCAACGGGCACTGCCAAGGCCGATATCTCGACGATCCGGCGTACGAGGAGTTGTTCGCGCGTGCGGAGGCACTGGGGGCGCCGGTGTACCTGCACCCGACGACGCCGCACCCCGCGGTAATGGACGCGTGGTTCGCGCCGTACGTCGACGATGGCCTGCATCTCGCGTCGTGGGGGTTCGCCGCGGAGACGGGCACGCACGTGTTGCGGCTGATCTATTCGGGGCTGTTCGACAAGTTTCCGCGATTGCAGATGATCATCGGGCATCTGGGCGAGATGCTTCCCTTCGCCGCCTACCGCATCGACCGCTACTACGGGCTCGGCGGCGGTGGGTCAGGGCACCGACTGCAGCAGCTGCCGTCTGAGTATCTGCGCAACAACTTCCACGTCACGACAAGCGGCAACTTCTGCCCGCCCGCGTTCGCATGCACGCTGGAGGTGATGGGTGCCGACCGCGTGATGTTCTCGGTCGACTACCCGATGGACGACAACCAGGCCGGCGCGGAATTCCTGGCGTCCTATCCGATGGACGACGCGACGCGCCGCAAGGTCAGCTTCGAGAACGCGATGCGGCTGTTCGGCGACCGTCTGCCCGCCGCGCTGGGTGCCTGA
- a CDS encoding 2'-5' RNA ligase family protein has product MAVRVLAVVLAVVLCWPHTALSFDVRLADDTQAFETGGMIALFPRPEDAARLAVAGGEPPEELHLTLVDFDLDVTGRPDNELARRVGEVVARWSTEIKAQAFGHATFSPGTPSECEVYLIGDAPELADLRDELIEVAAQVYPLQAQHDPWIPHVTARYGMSETELAYTGPVVFDRVGLRWGGHETDYPL; this is encoded by the coding sequence GTGGCGGTTCGAGTTCTCGCAGTGGTGCTCGCGGTCGTGCTGTGCTGGCCGCACACCGCACTCTCATTTGATGTGCGTCTCGCCGACGACACGCAGGCGTTCGAGACCGGCGGCATGATCGCCCTGTTCCCTCGGCCCGAGGACGCCGCGCGGCTGGCGGTGGCCGGCGGCGAGCCACCCGAGGAACTGCACCTCACCCTCGTCGACTTCGACCTCGATGTCACCGGCCGTCCCGACAACGAGTTGGCGCGCAGGGTCGGCGAGGTGGTGGCCCGATGGTCCACCGAGATCAAGGCACAGGCATTCGGGCATGCGACATTCAGCCCCGGCACCCCTAGCGAATGCGAGGTGTACCTCATCGGTGATGCCCCCGAGCTCGCGGACCTTCGCGATGAACTCATCGAGGTCGCCGCGCAGGTATACCCGCTGCAGGCCCAGCATGATCCGTGGATACCGCATGTGACTGCCCGATACGGGATGTCCGAGACCGAACTGGCCTATACGGGCCCCGTGGTCTTCGACCGCGTCGGGCTGCGCTGGGGCGGACACGAGACGGACTACCCGCTGTAG